DNA sequence from the Teretinema zuelzerae genome:
AAATACCGCGAAGAGCTTCTCGACGCGGCTTCGATGTTCTCTGATGAACTTGCCGAAGCCTATCTTGAAGGAGCTGAAACCGAAGAGATGATCCATGCGGCAATCCGCAAGGGAACGCTCGGAGAACAGCTTGTACCGGTTTTCCTGGGATCCGCTTACAAGAACAAGGGTATCCAGTCTATGCTCGACGGCGTGATTCGCTATCTTCCCGATCCGACGGAAGTTAAGAACGTAGCCCTCGATCTCGATAAAAACGAAGAACCCGTAGTTCTTTCGTGCAATGAAAACGCTCCTACCGTAGCCCTCGGATTCAAACTCGAAGACGGTAAATACGGACAATTAACCTATGTCCGCATCTACCAGGGATCCCTGAAGAAAGGCGACGAGCTGTACAACACCAGAGCCAGAAAGAAATTCAAGGTCGGACGACTCGTACGTATGAACTCCGCAACTATGGAAGACATCAATGAAGGCGTACCCGGCGACATTGTAGCCCTCTTCGGAGTCGAGTGCGCATCCGGAGACACCTTCTGCGGCGGCGGTTTGAACTATGCAATGAGCTCCATGTTCGTTCCGAATCCGGTTATCGATCTATCCATTACCCCGAAAGACAAAAAATCGAGCGACCAGATGGCTAAAGCTCTCAACCGCTTCACGAAAGAAGATCCTACCTTCCACTGCTTCGTCGATCCTGAGTCAAATCAGACGATTATCCAGGGAATGGGCGAACTTCACCTTGAAGTATACGTAGAGCGGATGAAGCGCGAGTATAACTGCGAAGTCGAAACAGGAAAACCCCAGGTTGCGTATCGCGAAGCGATCACAACACGAGCGGATTTCAACTACACCCACAAAAAGCAGACCGGCGGTTCCGGACAATACGGTCGCGTTGCGGGATTCATCGAACCCATCGAAGATAAAGACTACGAATTCGTTGATGCCATCAAGGGAGGAGCGATTCCTAACGAATATATTCCTTCTTGCGATAAGGGTTTCAAAGAATCCATGAAGAAGGGAGCCCTCATCGGATTCCCCATCGTAGGACTTCGAGCGACCATCAACGACGGACAGTCTCACCCTGTAGACTCTTCAGACATTGCGTTCCAACTTGCATCAATCGGCGGTTTCCGTGAGGCATATCTCAAGGCAAAGCCTGCAATTCTTGAACCTATAATGAAGGTATCCATTGAAGGACCACAGGAGTTCCAGGGAAATATCTTTGGACTGATCAATCAACGTCGTGGTATAATTCTTTCATCGACCGAAGATGATAATTTCACCCGTGTCGATGCGGAAGTTCCGTTAAGCGAAATGTTTGGTTTCTCCACTATTCTCCGCTCGTCCACGCAAGGAAAAGCAGAGTATTCCATGGAGTTCTCCAAATACGGCAAGGTCCCCACCAGTGTCGCGGAAACTCTGATCAAAGAGTATGAAGCGAAGCGCAGAGCTGAACAGAAATAAGGAGTCGTCAATGGTTAAACAGGATCTTATAGAAAGAAGCCCTGTACGGATTTTTGAAAAATCCCTGGGCGGCGGTGTTTCTTCCGGGCAAATCGGCGTAATCGCTTCAAAGAAAGGTCTCGGAAAAACATCTATTTTAGTTCAACTTGGGATAGATCAGCTTCTGCAGGGAAATTTTGTAGTCCATGTTTCCTTCAATCAGCAAGCTAATCATGTAATGACTTGGTACGAGGACATTTTCACTGAACTGGCAAAAAAGAAAAATCTTGATAAAGCTTCCGAAGTAAAAGAAGACTTAATCAGCAAACGGATCGTTCTTAATTTTAATCAGGACTCCGTGAAGACCGCTCAGGTAATTAAAACCATCAAGGCTTTAGCAGAAGGCGGTTCACAACCGAATGCGCTCATAATCGATGGTTTTGACTTTTCAAGGGCAGATTCCGACAGCATGAAGCAGATGAAAGCTTTTGCCAAAGAATTGAATTTAGCAATTTGGTACAGCTCTAATGTTGAAACAGCTGATAAGGGACTCCCTTCTGCTTTGGCCCAATTTAGAGAAGACCTGGATGTCGTTCTCTATCTTGAACCTAAGTCAGACTGTATTCAGATTAAAGTTCTTAAAGAACATGAAAAGAATGAATACGATACAGATTTGAAACTCGATGTTAAAACCCTGTTGATAGCTGACAAGTAATTAACTGGAAACAGAAAACCGCCTTCGGGCGGTTTTTTTTTATTTATTGATGCTTGCAGAATTCACCGATTTCATTTATATTGAAGTAAACCGGTTTAGTATATTTTCCTTTAAGGAGACAGTCATGACTCTCAAGCGATCAAGCGGTATTCTGCTTCATCCCTCTTCATTTCCTGAAACGCCAGGAATAGGTACAATTGGAAAACAAGCATATAGATTTTTGGATTGGCTATCGGATGCCGGCCAGAGTCTTTGGCAAATACTTCCTCTCGGTCCTACAGGGTATGGAGACTCTCCGTATGCTTCATTCTCAACATTTGCTGGGAATCCCCTTCTTATTGATTTAGAAGATCTTGTCGATCGAAATTTATTA
Encoded proteins:
- the fusA gene encoding elongation factor G, whose protein sequence is MAIDISKMRNIGISAHIDSGKTTLSERILFYCNKIHAIHEVRGKDGVGAVMDNMELERERGITIQSASTQVQWKDYTVNVIDTPGHVDFTIEVERSLRVLDGAILVLCSVGGVQSQSITVDRQLKRYHVPRIAFVNKCDRTGANPLKVRMQLREKLGLNAYMMQLPIGLEDKLEGVVDLVTMKAVYYEGESGTEIRIAEIPAHLVADAKKYREELLDAASMFSDELAEAYLEGAETEEMIHAAIRKGTLGEQLVPVFLGSAYKNKGIQSMLDGVIRYLPDPTEVKNVALDLDKNEEPVVLSCNENAPTVALGFKLEDGKYGQLTYVRIYQGSLKKGDELYNTRARKKFKVGRLVRMNSATMEDINEGVPGDIVALFGVECASGDTFCGGGLNYAMSSMFVPNPVIDLSITPKDKKSSDQMAKALNRFTKEDPTFHCFVDPESNQTIIQGMGELHLEVYVERMKREYNCEVETGKPQVAYREAITTRADFNYTHKKQTGGSGQYGRVAGFIEPIEDKDYEFVDAIKGGAIPNEYIPSCDKGFKESMKKGALIGFPIVGLRATINDGQSHPVDSSDIAFQLASIGGFREAYLKAKPAILEPIMKVSIEGPQEFQGNIFGLINQRRGIILSSTEDDNFTRVDAEVPLSEMFGFSTILRSSTQGKAEYSMEFSKYGKVPTSVAETLIKEYEAKRRAEQK